From the bacterium genome, one window contains:
- a CDS encoding multiheme c-type cytochrome has translation MSLPGRRTIVSVAAIVAAVALSPWFSAGDAAPVTKESYVGSGRCADCHQIQYKGWVKTFHSTVVGDAKKDPSVIMADMSDPDLPFKKEDIHFTIGGHWDQRYLTKIGDDYYILPRLWSVQSKKWRPYSTYGWQKRPYTKYCIGCHSVAFDPKTREVAEHAVGCESCHGAGAGHAAKPGRGNIVNPKRLPENRAEEICASCHVRGKDLSGEYFFPLGWRPGEELGRFYNPIEKNEGEGNDNAIHRLWDKWRSDRESQSRSRCEVCGIHQNAKPQGQKISVDAICMSCHEYDEKQMSQHTHHKAPASVGCSDCHEQKDPDVNESKENNVHSYSYFLIHPQGCWDTEIQNRCAKCHADKPKKWAYDTVMSWKKPVVIDH, from the coding sequence GTGAGTCTCCCTGGCCGGCGTACCATCGTGTCGGTGGCGGCGATCGTCGCTGCAGTCGCACTTTCCCCCTGGTTCAGCGCGGGAGATGCCGCTCCGGTTACGAAGGAATCGTACGTCGGTTCGGGACGCTGCGCGGATTGCCACCAGATCCAGTACAAGGGGTGGGTGAAGACGTTCCACAGCACGGTGGTGGGGGACGCCAAGAAGGACCCCTCCGTGATCATGGCCGACATGTCCGACCCGGACCTGCCGTTCAAGAAGGAAGACATCCACTTCACGATCGGCGGGCACTGGGACCAGCGGTACCTGACGAAGATCGGCGACGACTACTACATCCTTCCCCGCCTCTGGTCGGTCCAGAGCAAGAAGTGGCGTCCCTACAGCACGTACGGGTGGCAGAAGCGTCCCTACACGAAATATTGCATCGGTTGCCACTCCGTCGCCTTCGACCCGAAAACGCGCGAAGTCGCGGAGCATGCCGTGGGGTGCGAGTCGTGCCACGGGGCCGGGGCCGGCCATGCGGCGAAACCGGGCCGGGGGAACATCGTGAACCCGAAGCGGCTCCCCGAGAACCGGGCGGAAGAGATCTGCGCCTCCTGCCACGTCCGCGGCAAGGACCTTTCCGGGGAATATTTCTTCCCGCTCGGGTGGCGTCCCGGGGAGGAGCTCGGCAGGTTCTACAACCCGATCGAAAAGAACGAGGGAGAGGGCAACGACAACGCCATCCATCGGCTTTGGGACAAGTGGAGGTCCGACCGGGAGTCGCAGTCCCGCTCGCGGTGCGAGGTGTGCGGCATTCACCAGAACGCCAAGCCGCAGGGGCAGAAGATCAGCGTCGACGCGATCTGCATGAGCTGCCACGAATACGACGAGAAGCAGATGTCGCAACACACCCACCACAAGGCTCCGGCGAGTGTCGGCTGCTCCGACTGCCACGAGCAGAAAGACCCGGACGTGAATGAAAGCAAGGAGAACAACGTCCACTCCTACAGCTACTTCCTCATCCACCCGCAAGGGTGCTGGGACACGGAGATCCAGAACCGGTGCGCGAAATGCCACGCTGACAAGCCGAAGAAATGGGCCTATGATACGGTGATGAGCTGGAAGAAGCCGGTCGTCATCGACCACTGA
- a CDS encoding TlpA disulfide reductase family protein, translating to MRSASKIALIFLLLLFALGVAVSPCPAAGDSAMRLKVGEKAPDFRMKDVMTGKTVTLSEFAGKRVVMLEFWATWCDICKREMPNLVKLHTAWKPKGFELLSVVLPSGNLNDVRKIIKEKKLTYPVLLDADLSVATKLYGLAGPIPLKVVIDHKGIIRYSHVGDYPPGEDELPFVLEDLVKEMGKGK from the coding sequence ATGAGATCCGCATCCAAGATCGCGCTGATATTCCTGTTGCTTCTCTTCGCCTTGGGGGTAGCCGTTTCGCCGTGTCCCGCCGCGGGCGACTCGGCCATGCGCCTGAAGGTCGGCGAAAAAGCGCCGGATTTCCGCATGAAGGACGTGATGACCGGGAAGACGGTCACCTTGTCCGAGTTTGCCGGGAAACGCGTCGTGATGCTCGAGTTCTGGGCGACCTGGTGCGACATCTGCAAACGGGAAATGCCGAATCTCGTCAAGCTGCACACCGCGTGGAAACCGAAGGGGTTCGAACTCCTCTCGGTCGTCCTCCCCTCCGGGAACCTGAACGATGTCCGTAAGATCATCAAGGAGAAGAAGTTGACCTATCCCGTCCTGCTCGACGCCGACCTGTCGGTGGCGACGAAGCTCTATGGACTGGCCGGTCCCATTCCTCTCAAGGTGGTGATCGACCACAAGGGAATCATCCGCTACTCCCACGTGGGGGACTACCCGCCGGGAGAAGACGAACTGCCGTTCGTACTCGAGGACCTCGTAAAGGAGATGGGGAAGGGAAAATGA
- a CDS encoding TlpA disulfide reductase family protein, translating into MRRRFLPLLAFLLLAIASRASATESSAKVGQPVPEFSLSGLDGQPVSFRKDIRGKAPLTVFLFMTTSCSACFEEMREIHEFASKHPGKVEAWAVAVDLRGAQTVGPYQQANRFRMKYLLDPKFSLPRMFGFHYTPSLVVVNANGVILHQKGGYSPNERVSEILRTFLR; encoded by the coding sequence ATGAGGCGTCGCTTCCTCCCGCTCCTCGCATTCCTGCTGCTCGCGATCGCCTCCCGGGCCTCCGCCACGGAATCGTCGGCCAAGGTGGGGCAGCCGGTCCCCGAATTCTCCCTCTCCGGTCTCGACGGCCAGCCGGTCTCCTTCCGAAAGGACATCCGCGGGAAGGCGCCGCTCACCGTCTTCCTGTTCATGACCACGTCGTGCTCCGCCTGCTTCGAGGAGATGCGGGAGATCCACGAATTCGCATCGAAGCACCCGGGCAAGGTCGAGGCGTGGGCCGTGGCGGTCGACCTGCGCGGGGCGCAGACGGTGGGCCCCTACCAGCAGGCGAACCGGTTCCGCATGAAATACCTGCTCGACCCGAAGTTCTCCCTGCCGCGGATGTTCGGATTCCACTACACCCCCTCCCTCGTCGTCGTCAACGCGAACGGCGTGATCCTCCACCAGAAGGGGGGATATTCGCCCAACGAGCGGGTCTCCGAGATCCTCCGGACCTTCCTCCGTTAA
- a CDS encoding multiheme c-type cytochrome, whose translation MFRKRGIFLVLAIVLCAGGSALAFGPGAKGYVGSDRCKECHEEIYAQWRKTPHANMLRDAVKNVDAVAAKEFSGVPFTRDDIRWTIGSHWIQKYLTFIDNDYYVLPKYWNLVSGDWEPYSIFNWRQQPYTVFCDGCHTTGFDAATKSFHEPSIGCEACHGPGEKHAASGGDPKDIVHPSRLPKDRRDMICEACHTDGKDTKAGGQFPFPAGYRPGEDLGRYFTDFFAPKPKSKKWYWGTMDYRERHRMFLFWQSKFYSTARACDVCGFDRGVSVKTDRQMSKDEYCGTCHAKIYKVSTLHSRHDPQTVLCVDCHTPQVTDGGKRYSIHDHKFDFSGPELPCAECHEEKDVAGKKAENHDFHFTRIKHGVTLTIEQACARCHKGKDVKATLEEWKGVQVKGTGK comes from the coding sequence ATGTTCCGCAAGCGAGGAATCTTCCTGGTTCTGGCGATCGTCCTGTGTGCGGGCGGGAGTGCTCTTGCGTTCGGGCCCGGCGCGAAAGGGTACGTCGGCTCGGATCGGTGCAAGGAGTGCCACGAGGAGATCTATGCCCAGTGGCGGAAGACCCCCCACGCGAACATGCTCCGCGACGCGGTGAAAAACGTCGACGCGGTGGCCGCGAAGGAATTCTCCGGCGTTCCCTTCACCCGTGACGATATCCGCTGGACGATCGGCAGCCACTGGATACAGAAATACCTGACGTTCATCGACAACGACTATTACGTGCTCCCCAAGTACTGGAACCTCGTCTCCGGGGACTGGGAGCCGTACTCCATCTTCAACTGGCGACAGCAGCCGTACACCGTCTTCTGCGACGGGTGCCACACCACCGGGTTCGACGCCGCGACGAAGTCGTTCCACGAGCCGTCGATCGGGTGCGAGGCGTGCCACGGCCCCGGCGAGAAGCACGCCGCTTCCGGCGGGGACCCGAAGGACATCGTCCACCCGTCCAGGCTTCCCAAGGACCGCAGGGACATGATCTGCGAGGCGTGCCACACGGACGGCAAGGACACGAAGGCGGGCGGCCAGTTCCCGTTCCCCGCGGGGTACCGGCCGGGCGAGGACCTGGGACGATATTTCACGGATTTCTTCGCCCCCAAGCCGAAGTCGAAGAAGTGGTACTGGGGGACGATGGATTACAGGGAACGCCACAGGATGTTCCTCTTCTGGCAGTCGAAGTTCTACTCGACCGCGCGGGCGTGCGACGTGTGCGGTTTCGACCGGGGAGTGTCGGTCAAGACCGACCGCCAGATGAGCAAGGACGAATACTGCGGCACGTGCCACGCGAAGATCTACAAGGTCTCCACCCTCCACTCGCGGCACGATCCCCAGACGGTGCTTTGCGTCGACTGCCACACGCCCCAGGTGACCGACGGCGGAAAGCGGTACAGCATCCATGACCACAAGTTCGATTTCTCCGGGCCCGAGCTGCCGTGCGCCGAATGCCACGAGGAGAAGGACGTGGCGGGAAAGAAGGCCGAGAACCACGACTTCCACTTCACGCGGATCAAGCACGGGGTGACGCTCACCATCGAACAGGCGTGCGCCCGCTGTCACAAGGGGAAAGACGTGAAGGCGACGCTGGAGGAGTGGAAGGGCGTACAAGTGAAAGGGACGGGGAAGTAG
- a CDS encoding glycosyltransferase family 2 protein, producing MNVGKVGPGKGIVVIPAYNEEETIAEVVRGLVAENLGVDILVVDDGSSDGTGRILRGLPVTVVTHPVNLGYGAAVQTGMFYAVREGYDYLALMDADGQHVPSQVRLLLDELGKGSDMVIGSRFAGDTDVYKVPFFRRAGIRFFSFLAHALGGIDIRDVTSGFQAMRRSVFEFLSREYPVDSPDAEVIVMLGRKRFKVTEVAASVRERQGGKSMYSNLGTAMYYPFKSVLSSFIVLLRLLREK from the coding sequence ATGAACGTCGGGAAGGTCGGTCCGGGAAAAGGGATCGTCGTCATCCCCGCCTACAACGAGGAGGAAACGATCGCAGAGGTGGTCCGCGGGCTTGTGGCGGAGAATCTCGGGGTCGACATCCTCGTGGTCGACGATGGGTCGTCGGACGGCACGGGCCGCATCCTGCGGGGCCTGCCGGTCACCGTGGTCACGCATCCCGTCAACCTGGGGTACGGGGCGGCGGTGCAGACGGGGATGTTCTACGCCGTCCGGGAGGGATACGATTACCTGGCGCTGATGGACGCGGACGGCCAGCACGTCCCTTCCCAGGTCCGCCTGTTGCTGGACGAGCTTGGAAAGGGGTCGGACATGGTCATCGGGTCCCGGTTCGCCGGGGACACCGATGTCTACAAAGTCCCGTTTTTCCGCCGCGCGGGAATCCGCTTTTTTTCGTTCCTGGCCCATGCCCTCGGGGGGATCGACATCCGCGACGTGACCTCGGGCTTCCAGGCGATGCGGCGGAGCGTCTTCGAGTTCCTTTCCCGGGAGTACCCGGTCGACTCCCCCGACGCCGAGGTGATCGTCATGCTCGGACGGAAGCGGTTCAAGGTCACGGAGGTAGCGGCCTCCGTCCGGGAGCGGCAGGGCGGGAAGTCGATGTACTCCAACCTCGGTACCGCGATGTACTACCCCTTCAAGTCCGTCCTTTCCTCGTTCATCGTCCTCCTGCGGCTGTTGCGGGAGAAATAG
- a CDS encoding DUF2304 domain-containing protein, with product MSYQAKLMISILLFGNAILVVELLRRKRLAESYTLLWLFVTVLTLVAAWSDRFLAILARFFGAIAPVSALTLLSLVFILVMLIFFSMKVSRLDAQVKRLAQELALRTAEGCTRTGSEE from the coding sequence ATGTCGTATCAGGCCAAGTTGATGATCAGCATTCTCCTCTTCGGGAACGCCATCCTGGTGGTCGAACTCCTCCGGAGGAAGCGGCTGGCGGAGTCGTACACCCTCCTGTGGCTGTTCGTCACCGTCCTCACCCTGGTCGCCGCCTGGTCGGACCGTTTTCTCGCAATTCTGGCCCGCTTCTTCGGCGCGATCGCGCCCGTTTCCGCCCTCACCCTTCTCAGCCTCGTGTTCATCCTGGTTATGCTCATCTTCTTCTCGATGAAGGTCTCCCGGCTGGACGCCCAGGTGAAGCGGCTCGCACAGGAGCTGGCCCTGCGGACTGCCGAGGGGTGCACCCGGACCGGATCGGAGGAGTGA
- a CDS encoding glycosyltransferase family 9 protein translates to MHALSKAIDRWAGGLLVLLLSPFSRIGRRGGGADPSSILVVRLWTLGETLLTAPLLGEIRKRYPRATVTVLCREANGPVVGLFPGVDRVLFFEPGNLLSLFRSFRRYDLSFDTEPWFRVSALLSFWLAKRRVGFSHGVRRFLYTDATPFDDRQYEAQTFLDLLIPLGASVRFSGFPRMAIPKDDERNIAELLRGPKAAEREPRIGVCPGAEDALYRMWPTERFAETADRLVEKHGAWIILIGSGSEAALCSRVASLVRRKDRIANLAGCTTLPGLFSLVAGLDLLITNDTGPMHVAAVVGTPTVSLFGPNLPVRFAPRTPGSVALFHGDEENPIINVHEGKIPARARREYFEPIGRITVEEVLEAAEQALRRKPGA, encoded by the coding sequence GTGCACGCGCTATCCAAGGCCATAGATCGGTGGGCCGGGGGCCTGCTGGTCCTGCTGCTCTCGCCGTTCTCACGGATCGGGCGACGGGGCGGCGGGGCGGACCCGTCTTCGATCCTCGTCGTGCGGCTCTGGACGCTCGGAGAGACGCTGCTTACCGCTCCTCTCCTCGGGGAGATCCGGAAACGGTACCCCCGGGCGACCGTGACGGTCCTCTGCCGCGAGGCGAACGGCCCCGTCGTCGGGTTGTTCCCCGGGGTCGACCGGGTCCTTTTCTTCGAACCCGGCAATCTCCTCTCCCTGTTCCGCTCCTTCCGGCGGTACGACCTGTCGTTCGACACGGAACCGTGGTTCCGGGTTTCCGCTCTCCTTTCCTTCTGGCTGGCGAAGCGCAGGGTCGGCTTCTCCCATGGCGTCCGCCGGTTCCTGTACACCGATGCAACGCCCTTCGATGACCGGCAGTACGAGGCCCAGACCTTCCTGGACCTGCTGATTCCTCTCGGAGCCTCCGTGCGGTTTTCCGGATTTCCGCGAATGGCGATCCCGAAGGACGACGAGCGGAATATCGCGGAGTTGCTTCGGGGCCCCAAGGCGGCGGAGCGGGAGCCGCGAATCGGGGTATGCCCGGGGGCGGAGGACGCGCTGTACCGGATGTGGCCGACGGAGCGGTTCGCGGAGACGGCGGACCGGCTCGTGGAGAAGCACGGGGCGTGGATCATCCTGATCGGTTCCGGGAGCGAGGCCGCCCTCTGCAGCCGCGTGGCCTCCCTCGTGCGGAGAAAGGACCGGATCGCGAACCTCGCGGGATGCACGACTCTCCCCGGCCTCTTCTCCCTCGTCGCCGGGCTCGACCTTCTGATCACGAACGACACCGGCCCCATGCACGTGGCGGCCGTCGTCGGGACGCCCACCGTCTCCCTCTTCGGTCCGAATCTCCCCGTTCGTTTCGCCCCGAGGACCCCCGGGAGCGTCGCCCTGTTCCACGGGGACGAGGAAAACCCGATCATCAACGTACACGAAGGGAAGATCCCCGCGCGCGCGCGGAGGGAGTATTTCGAGCCGATCGGGCGGATCACCGTGGAGGAGGTGCTCGAGGCCGCGGAACAGGCGCTCCGGCGGAAGCCGGGGGCGTAA
- a CDS encoding FkbM family methyltransferase — MTSPKTGVVRLRNGLKIFLSSHPHDVVTVFVIFIRRDYGAVSPGGVVVDIGANIGVFTLYAAACGAGAVHAFEPNSESFRQLSRNVLENRLENVVRARRMAVTGTHVGEVKFPKGSSMYNAIIDDDAVQEYENVSSLTLREIITRDPSGNLEVDLLKMDCEGEEYGILFAAEPELFRNIGKIRLEYHKGNRSGLLSFLERMGYRHRFSKEENSRSGILWVERKPAGE, encoded by the coding sequence ATGACCTCTCCGAAGACCGGAGTCGTCCGCCTGCGGAACGGGCTGAAGATATTTTTATCCAGCCACCCCCATGACGTGGTTACGGTATTCGTGATCTTCATCCGGCGGGATTACGGCGCCGTTTCTCCAGGAGGCGTCGTCGTCGACATCGGGGCGAATATCGGCGTTTTTACACTCTATGCGGCGGCGTGCGGGGCGGGCGCGGTCCATGCCTTCGAACCGAACTCGGAATCGTTCCGGCAGTTGTCCCGGAACGTGCTGGAGAACCGCCTTGAAAACGTAGTACGCGCGCGCAGGATGGCTGTGACGGGTACACACGTCGGGGAAGTGAAATTTCCCAAGGGTTCGAGCATGTACAATGCCATCATCGACGATGACGCCGTTCAGGAGTATGAGAACGTGTCCTCCCTGACGCTGCGGGAGATCATCACGCGGGACCCTTCCGGGAATCTCGAGGTCGACCTGTTGAAAATGGATTGCGAAGGGGAAGAGTACGGCATCCTGTTTGCGGCCGAACCGGAGCTGTTCCGGAACATCGGAAAGATTCGCCTCGAGTATCACAAGGGAAACCGATCCGGCCTTCTTTCGTTCCTGGAACGGATGGGCTACAGGCATCGATTCTCCAAGGAGGAGAATTCCCGTTCCGGGATCCTGTGGGTCGAAAGAAAGCCCGCCGGGGAATAG
- a CDS encoding glycosyltransferase family 1 protein, whose protein sequence is MRIYVDGMFYRLSGIGRCYENVLSALLAAADVSKVFTVVPGIRGEEFGRQFRSDKLEARFVDFAHLSPGDFFRKAQVIRAFSPDPDILFFPNFNVPFFLRGKIVSTVHDLTPLSRYSGSSRVQQAGFRFLVRRALHISERTVCVSEFGRRQVMDVFGMPCARLQVIHNWVSDGFLSGEETAGERASLVEGEYLLFVGNRYAYKNLGGLLAAFRLLLPEFPGLKAAVVGVQKGTRGDAERLMADPSLKGRVVEFPRASDDELKALYARAKVFVFPSFMEGFGLPPLEALAFGVPVVCSDIPVIREVCGDAVRYADPFDPASIAGQIRCALIETERNEVYREKGIERVHRYSREESIRRYLELFRACMEAAGEGPRRGDGG, encoded by the coding sequence TTGAGGATCTACGTCGACGGGATGTTCTACCGGCTTTCCGGGATCGGCCGCTGTTACGAAAACGTCCTTTCGGCGCTGCTCGCGGCGGCGGACGTTTCGAAGGTTTTCACCGTCGTACCGGGCATTCGGGGGGAAGAGTTCGGCCGTCAGTTCCGTTCCGACAAGCTGGAGGCCCGGTTCGTCGATTTCGCGCACCTGTCGCCGGGGGATTTCTTCCGGAAGGCGCAGGTCATAAGGGCGTTTTCCCCGGATCCCGACATCCTTTTCTTCCCGAACTTCAACGTGCCGTTTTTCCTGCGGGGGAAAATCGTCTCCACCGTCCACGACCTCACTCCGCTCTCGAGATACTCCGGCTCCTCCCGGGTCCAACAGGCCGGTTTCCGGTTCCTCGTGCGGCGGGCGCTGCACATATCGGAAAGGACCGTGTGCGTTTCGGAGTTCGGCCGCAGGCAGGTGATGGACGTCTTCGGCATGCCTTGCGCCCGGTTGCAGGTCATACACAACTGGGTTTCGGACGGTTTCCTCTCAGGTGAGGAAACGGCGGGCGAGAGGGCGTCGCTGGTCGAGGGAGAGTACCTGCTCTTCGTGGGAAACCGGTACGCCTACAAGAACCTTGGGGGGCTGCTCGCGGCGTTCCGGCTCCTGCTGCCGGAGTTCCCGGGACTCAAGGCGGCCGTCGTGGGCGTGCAGAAGGGAACGCGCGGCGATGCGGAACGCCTCATGGCGGACCCGTCTCTCAAGGGCAGGGTGGTGGAGTTCCCGCGGGCGAGCGACGACGAACTGAAGGCCCTGTATGCCAGGGCGAAGGTGTTCGTGTTCCCCTCCTTCATGGAAGGGTTCGGGCTCCCCCCGTTGGAGGCGCTGGCCTTCGGAGTCCCGGTGGTCTGCTCGGACATCCCCGTGATCCGTGAAGTGTGCGGCGACGCGGTCCGGTACGCGGACCCGTTCGATCCGGCATCCATCGCAGGCCAGATCCGGTGCGCGCTGATCGAGACGGAGCGGAACGAGGTCTATCGCGAGAAAGGGATCGAGAGGGTCCACCGGTACTCGAGGGAGGAGTCGATTCGCAGGTACTTGGAACTGTTCCGGGCCTGCATGGAGGCCGCGGGAGAAGGGCCCCGGCGGGGGGATGGCGGGTGA
- a CDS encoding glycosyltransferase, whose protein sequence is MRVAYCTPMGVERDGIGAYSRELYVHLSQLCELEPFPLDNEVHGRRHFREMVRAINRCDLLHLEHSSNYFKVPLYPYRDGYPDFLRRVRIPRVAVYHEPVDHVPIYPPHLANTRAERWVNTVKYVGKRLLRPVIDRYLIPRYNAAIFSRPERVVVHSGFHADLVRRFAPGAHVTVSPLPVPDMTRIEGPANAEPIHPFAEGDRVMTILGFVESRKDYIGVLRALTLLPARFKLLVAGGCPFAREAESPASTYGKMMRFAKENGLRDRVHVTGFFPDSALPRIVAATNVFLVPFLVNHCSASITTGAASSLPVIAYRTMLTGEMNRNGAGIIEVSGWEEIPGIVLAAEKDPSVYGESVGMGERYREKHSYHATAVRFVELYRELLA, encoded by the coding sequence GTGAGAGTCGCGTATTGCACGCCGATGGGTGTGGAGCGCGACGGGATCGGCGCGTACTCCAGGGAACTGTACGTCCATTTATCGCAATTATGCGAGTTGGAACCATTCCCGCTCGACAATGAAGTCCATGGCCGGCGCCACTTCCGGGAGATGGTTCGTGCCATCAACCGATGCGACCTGTTGCATCTGGAGCACTCCTCCAATTATTTCAAGGTGCCCCTTTATCCGTACCGCGATGGGTACCCGGACTTTCTTCGCCGGGTTCGCATTCCTCGCGTGGCGGTCTATCACGAACCCGTGGACCATGTTCCCATTTACCCGCCCCACCTCGCAAACACCCGGGCGGAGCGGTGGGTCAATACGGTGAAATACGTCGGGAAGCGCCTGCTCCGGCCGGTCATCGACCGGTACCTGATCCCGCGGTACAATGCCGCGATCTTTTCCCGACCGGAACGTGTCGTGGTCCACTCCGGATTCCACGCGGACCTGGTCCGCCGGTTCGCGCCAGGCGCGCATGTGACGGTGTCTCCGCTCCCCGTACCGGACATGACGCGTATCGAAGGACCGGCGAACGCGGAGCCGATCCACCCGTTTGCCGAGGGGGACAGGGTGATGACCATCCTCGGCTTCGTCGAATCACGGAAGGACTACATCGGGGTGCTGCGCGCCCTGACCCTCCTTCCCGCGAGATTCAAGCTGCTGGTCGCAGGGGGATGCCCGTTTGCCCGCGAGGCGGAATCGCCCGCATCGACGTACGGGAAGATGATGCGCTTCGCGAAGGAGAACGGCCTCCGGGACCGGGTCCACGTGACCGGTTTCTTCCCCGACTCGGCCTTGCCGCGTATCGTCGCCGCCACGAATGTCTTCCTCGTGCCGTTCCTCGTCAATCACTGTTCGGCCTCCATCACCACCGGGGCGGCGAGTTCCCTTCCCGTGATCGCCTACCGCACGATGTTGACGGGAGAGATGAACCGGAACGGCGCCGGCATCATCGAGGTGTCCGGATGGGAGGAGATTCCGGGCATCGTGCTCGCCGCCGAGAAAGACCCATCGGTCTACGGGGAGTCCGTCGGGATGGGGGAGCGGTACAGGGAGAAGCACTCCTACCACGCGACCGCGGTCCGATTCGTGGAGTTGTACCGGGAGCTATTGGCGTAG
- a CDS encoding class I SAM-dependent methyltransferase, whose translation MTVEVLKNRTEILEARTKMRRMGIDCATSPLVSALRRIGLMHGIVLGDREKSWDVLKTVDFIRSRLPKDAPVLDIGTYASEVPCSLLQAGYTDLTGIDLNPDLRSMPHADRIRYVIGNFLKSPFDDGAFRAVTAVSVIEHGFDGGKLLAEMARLIRPGGYFLASIDYWPEKVDTNGIRAFGMDWRIFSEANLRDFLLDARRFGFSPSGEMDFAAMDRTVSWMGKRYTFAWIALRKDS comes from the coding sequence ATGACCGTGGAGGTTCTAAAGAACCGCACGGAAATCCTGGAGGCAAGGACGAAGATGCGCCGCATGGGCATCGACTGCGCGACTTCCCCGCTCGTCTCCGCCTTGCGGAGGATCGGCCTGATGCACGGAATCGTCCTGGGAGATCGGGAAAAGAGCTGGGACGTCCTCAAGACTGTGGACTTCATCAGGTCGCGCCTCCCGAAAGACGCACCGGTGCTCGACATCGGGACGTACGCGTCTGAAGTCCCGTGCTCCCTGCTCCAGGCCGGTTACACCGACCTGACCGGCATCGACCTGAACCCCGATCTCCGGTCCATGCCGCACGCCGACCGCATCCGGTACGTCATCGGTAATTTCCTGAAATCCCCTTTCGACGACGGCGCCTTCCGCGCCGTCACCGCCGTCTCGGTCATCGAGCACGGGTTCGACGGCGGGAAATTGCTTGCGGAGATGGCGCGACTGATTCGGCCCGGGGGGTATTTCCTCGCCTCGATCGACTATTGGCCGGAAAAAGTGGACACCAACGGCATCCGGGCGTTCGGGATGGACTGGAGGATCTTCTCGGAAGCGAACCTGCGCGATTTTCTTCTGGACGCAAGGCGATTCGGCTTTTCGCCGTCCGGAGAGATGGACTTCGCCGCAATGGATCGAACGGTATCCTGGATGGGGAAGCGGTACACCTTCGCCTGGATCGCCCTCCGGAAGGATTCGTGA
- a CDS encoding glycosyltransferase family 2 protein: MSRVYILLVNWNGWRDTVECLESVFRIDYPDYRVVVCDNGSTDNSIERIRSWAEGKTTVEVSAENPLRRLSWPPVPKPVSHVEYDRKRAESGGDPAGDSARLILVRTGANLGFAGGNNVGLRHALARDDFEYAWLLNNDTVVEPGALTALVRRMEGAPRAGICGSTLPFYSKPGKLWARSGATYNRWFAYAKCIGIHQPVESPADPEEVERKMDYVAGASMLVSRAFLRDIGLMDEGYFLYFEEPDWAVRARGRYGLAYARDSVVYHKVGASTSSLEKSPGNRSASTLRNSSSAMRFTRKHYPLAVPTVWLTLLGVRTAAACKDLCRRNPVSRGSRS; encoded by the coding sequence ATGAGCCGGGTCTACATCCTCCTCGTCAACTGGAACGGCTGGCGGGACACCGTCGAGTGCCTGGAAAGCGTGTTCCGGATCGATTATCCCGATTACCGCGTCGTCGTTTGCGACAACGGATCCACCGACAACTCCATCGAAAGGATCCGTTCCTGGGCGGAAGGAAAAACCACGGTCGAGGTTTCGGCGGAGAATCCGCTTCGGCGGCTCTCCTGGCCGCCGGTTCCCAAGCCGGTCTCTCACGTCGAATACGACCGGAAACGGGCAGAGTCAGGCGGCGACCCGGCGGGCGATTCGGCACGGTTGATCCTCGTCCGTACCGGGGCGAATCTGGGGTTCGCCGGAGGGAACAACGTCGGGCTCCGGCACGCTCTCGCGCGGGACGACTTCGAATACGCCTGGCTCCTGAACAACGACACGGTCGTCGAGCCGGGCGCGCTGACCGCTCTTGTGCGGCGGATGGAGGGTGCCCCCCGCGCGGGAATCTGCGGGTCCACCCTCCCCTTTTATTCCAAGCCCGGGAAACTGTGGGCCCGGAGCGGGGCAACGTACAACAGGTGGTTCGCGTATGCGAAATGCATCGGGATCCATCAGCCGGTGGAATCCCCTGCCGATCCGGAGGAAGTGGAACGGAAAATGGATTACGTGGCCGGGGCGTCCATGCTCGTCTCGCGTGCCTTCCTCCGCGACATTGGCCTGATGGACGAAGGGTATTTCCTCTACTTCGAGGAGCCCGACTGGGCGGTGCGCGCGAGGGGGAGGTACGGGTTGGCGTACGCCAGGGACAGCGTCGTGTACCACAAGGTGGGAGCCAGCACTTCCTCCCTGGAGAAGTCCCCAGGAAATAGGAGTGCCTCGACACTTCGGAACTCGAGTAGCGCCATGCGGTTCACGCGGAAACATTACCCGCTCGCCGTACCAACGGTCTGGCTCACCCTTCTGGGGGTTCGCACGGCAGCGGCATGCAAGGACCTGTGTCGAAGGAATCCGGTATCCCGAGGCTCCCGGTCATGA